From a region of the Chitinophaga caseinilytica genome:
- a CDS encoding SusC/RagA family TonB-linked outer membrane protein: MGQFNAGRCLTLAMCLTAVAAQAATRHALPQREPAPAYQEPPQGTGSRKQPLKRVLANLEKQLHVRLNYMGNTVGSQLADPPPPQNNGEPVSAYINRYLAAFGLEAEQAQGNDFIIYRKDKPAPAATPATSAPQPTAASRATALQDLNAIPQQQASVHGLVTDEQGLALPGVTVLVKGTTNGTKTNDDGRYEIRNVPPNATLVYSFIGYKAQEVKVGKRTQIDMKLLTDVQSMKDVVITGYQRIKRDNYTGSAVTITGEELKRFNPQNILSSIQAYDPSFRIAENNLAGSNPNALPNISIRGTTALPANTDNVLSRNQLASVTNLPLFILDGYPTNIQAIFDLDMNRVETITLLKDAAATAIYGSRASNGVVVIYTKAPKEGKLELHYNYELNIQAPDLTAYNVLDAKDKLEYERLAGLYTNNDVDSPDELEKQYYRKRNNVLAGVNTYWLSQPIQTELGQRHSVSVQGGTKTVKYGVDARYQNNGGVMKGSGRDRYSLSNTLSYNLGDNKFMARNMFTITQVNQRNSPYGSFSNYVRMNPYYPKTDSLGRLIREIDLWNSRGGETNSVISSTVLNPMYESTIGNFDKSEYLEFTDILALEYNFNPNWRVRSEISFIRRGSSIDQFISPFSNEYYDYKGDDLKNRGQYTYAADKESQWDGNVTLNYNKQIGGNYFTATGGFNMQTVDYWRKEAVGEGFVNDRFNDINFARRYKANAHPEGESRQQRLAGGFATVNYAYKNRYLLDATFRVDGSSKFGADSRMAPFWSMGVGWNLHQEAFLQGHSFINQLKLRATTGLTGDVSFPSYLSNTTYQYYGGDWYSTGVGATFKEYGNSGLKWQRTQNYDLGMEASLWNDRIYFAPRYYFKHTRDLLADVNVPLSTGFPKYKENLGEMVNKGYEVFLRMNAFRSRKWSVNFNFNLVHNTNEITKISNALKSFNDEIDKQQQEKPELRSVPLLRFKEGQSMSTIYAVRSLGIDPETGKEIYLRADGTRTYDYNVKDIMPVGDETPLLEGNFGTSIVYGGFMVEVRFWTRLGGDIYNQTLVDRVENADPRYNVDSRVLSERWIKPGDIAFFKNIADQGSTQTSSRFVQEENRLELKSIFLSYDFPAGFYKKLRMHYLRLSANMNDLAYWSTVKAERGIDYPFARSITFTLSTRF; encoded by the coding sequence ATGGGACAATTCAACGCCGGCCGATGCCTGACGCTGGCGATGTGCCTGACGGCAGTAGCCGCACAGGCCGCCACCCGACATGCCTTGCCGCAAAGGGAGCCAGCTCCCGCGTACCAGGAGCCCCCGCAGGGAACGGGGAGCCGCAAACAGCCGCTGAAGCGCGTGTTGGCCAACCTGGAGAAACAGCTCCATGTACGCCTTAATTACATGGGCAACACCGTTGGCAGTCAACTCGCCGACCCGCCGCCGCCCCAAAATAACGGCGAACCTGTGAGCGCATACATCAACCGCTACCTCGCCGCTTTCGGCCTCGAAGCGGAACAGGCGCAGGGCAACGATTTCATTATTTACCGGAAAGACAAGCCCGCGCCCGCCGCCACGCCGGCCACCTCCGCACCGCAGCCCACGGCTGCCAGCAGGGCCACCGCGCTGCAGGACCTCAACGCCATCCCGCAGCAACAGGCGTCCGTTCACGGCCTGGTGACCGACGAACAGGGGCTCGCCTTGCCCGGGGTGACCGTGCTCGTCAAAGGCACCACCAACGGCACCAAAACCAATGACGACGGCCGTTACGAGATCCGCAACGTGCCGCCCAACGCCACGCTCGTGTACAGCTTCATCGGCTACAAAGCCCAGGAAGTGAAAGTGGGCAAGCGCACACAGATAGACATGAAACTGCTGACAGACGTGCAGTCCATGAAAGACGTCGTGATCACCGGGTACCAGCGCATCAAGCGCGACAACTACACCGGTTCCGCCGTTACGATCACGGGCGAAGAACTGAAACGTTTCAATCCGCAGAATATCCTGTCCAGCATACAGGCGTACGACCCGTCGTTCCGCATCGCGGAAAATAACCTGGCGGGCTCCAATCCGAACGCGCTGCCGAACATTTCCATCCGCGGCACCACCGCGCTGCCGGCCAATACAGACAATGTGCTCAGCCGCAACCAGCTGGCCAGCGTCACCAATCTGCCGCTCTTCATCCTCGACGGGTATCCGACCAACATACAGGCCATTTTTGACCTCGACATGAATCGTGTGGAAACGATCACGCTCCTCAAAGACGCCGCCGCCACGGCCATTTACGGTTCCCGCGCATCCAACGGCGTAGTGGTGATCTACACCAAAGCGCCGAAGGAAGGGAAGCTCGAGCTCCACTACAATTATGAGCTCAACATCCAGGCGCCCGATCTCACGGCCTATAACGTGCTCGACGCCAAAGACAAACTGGAATACGAACGCCTCGCCGGACTGTACACCAACAACGACGTGGATTCCCCCGACGAACTGGAGAAACAGTACTACCGGAAAAGGAACAACGTGCTGGCAGGCGTAAATACCTACTGGCTGTCGCAACCCATTCAGACGGAGCTGGGCCAGCGCCATTCCGTATCCGTTCAGGGCGGCACTAAAACCGTGAAATACGGGGTGGACGCGCGTTACCAGAACAATGGCGGTGTGATGAAAGGTTCCGGGCGCGACCGGTACAGCCTGTCCAACACGCTGAGCTATAACCTGGGCGACAATAAATTCATGGCCCGCAACATGTTTACCATTACACAGGTGAACCAGCGGAACAGTCCGTACGGCAGCTTCTCGAACTACGTGCGCATGAACCCTTACTACCCGAAAACCGACAGTCTGGGCCGCCTCATCCGCGAGATCGACCTGTGGAACTCGCGCGGGGGAGAAACCAACAGCGTCATCAGTTCCACCGTCCTCAACCCGATGTACGAATCCACCATCGGCAATTTCGACAAGAGCGAATACCTTGAGTTCACGGACATCCTCGCGCTGGAATACAACTTCAATCCCAACTGGCGCGTGCGCTCGGAAATCAGCTTTATCCGCCGCGGATCCTCCATCGATCAGTTCATTTCTCCCTTCAGCAACGAATATTACGACTACAAAGGCGACGACCTGAAGAACAGGGGGCAATACACTTACGCGGCCGACAAGGAATCGCAGTGGGACGGCAACGTGACCCTCAATTACAACAAGCAGATCGGCGGCAATTATTTCACCGCAACGGGCGGTTTCAATATGCAGACGGTCGATTATTGGAGGAAGGAAGCCGTGGGCGAAGGGTTCGTGAACGACCGCTTCAACGATATCAATTTCGCGCGGCGGTACAAAGCGAACGCGCATCCTGAAGGGGAATCGCGCCAGCAAAGGCTTGCGGGCGGATTCGCTACGGTCAACTACGCGTACAAAAACCGCTATCTGCTCGATGCAACGTTCCGTGTGGACGGCTCCAGCAAATTCGGCGCAGATTCGCGCATGGCGCCGTTCTGGTCGATGGGCGTGGGCTGGAACCTCCACCAGGAGGCGTTCCTGCAGGGCCATTCGTTCATCAACCAACTGAAACTGCGTGCCACTACCGGTCTTACGGGTGATGTATCTTTCCCGTCTTACCTGTCCAACACCACTTACCAATATTACGGCGGCGACTGGTATTCTACCGGCGTGGGCGCCACTTTCAAGGAGTACGGCAACAGCGGCCTGAAGTGGCAGCGGACGCAGAATTACGACCTGGGGATGGAAGCCTCGCTGTGGAACGACCGGATTTATTTTGCGCCGCGTTATTACTTCAAACATACCCGCGACCTGCTCGCCGACGTGAACGTCCCCCTCAGCACCGGTTTCCCGAAATACAAGGAGAACCTCGGCGAGATGGTGAACAAGGGTTATGAAGTGTTCCTCCGCATGAACGCTTTCCGCAGCCGCAAATGGTCTGTCAACTTCAACTTCAACCTCGTTCACAACACCAACGAGATTACGAAGATTTCCAACGCGCTGAAGAGCTTCAACGACGAGATCGACAAGCAGCAGCAGGAAAAACCAGAACTGCGCTCCGTGCCGCTGCTTCGGTTCAAGGAAGGGCAGTCGATGAGCACGATCTACGCAGTCCGCTCCCTCGGCATCGATCCGGAAACGGGCAAGGAAATTTACCTCCGCGCCGACGGCACCCGTACCTACGACTACAACGTGAAAGACATCATGCCCGTGGGCGACGAAACGCCCCTGCTCGAAGGCAACTTCGGTACCAGCATCGTGTACGGCGGGTTCATGGTGGAAGTGCGCTTCTGGACCAGGCTCGGCGGGGATATCTACAACCAGACGCTGGTAGACCGCGTGGAGAATGCAGACCCGCGTTACAACGTAGACAGCCGCGTGCTGTCTGAACGCTGGATCAAGCCCGGAGATATCGCGTTTTTCAAAAATATCGCCGACCAGGGCAGCACGCAGACTTCGTCGAGATTCGTGCAGGAAGAGAACCGCCTCGAGCTGAAATCCATATTCCTGTCGTACGATTTCCCGGCAGGTTTTTACAAGAAACTGCGGATGCATTACCTGCGCCTGTCGGCCAACATGAACGACCTGGCGTACTGGTCTACCGTGAAGGCCGAACGCGGGATCGACTACCCGTTTGCCCGGAGCATCACTTTCACCCTTTCTACCAGATTCTAA
- a CDS encoding RagB/SusD family nutrient uptake outer membrane protein, translating into MRYNIILICSMLALASCSKWLDVSPKSEVSMDLLFTTREGYQDALNGLYSRSVKEELYGRELTAGTLDVLAQNYLVDVVDRIGFRQTMLFNYKDNNFINRQKSVWAGLYNVIANANLILEHIDGSGGLLDAGERDLIKGEALAMRAWCHFDVLRQFAAAPVAAPTAPGIPYVTSFSKGTTPVYTLRQVLDSVIRDLSQARELLKTVDPIMKPGYKVGYTTPDSSTEVSGPMFLQHRRHRLNYFAVTGTLARVQLYAGNHAAALALAKEVIESNKFPWTRQTDFLNPDDQQKDRILYKELLFGLYAPNMTNPLFDRLRNGETTLNTPPGELRTIFEVGGPGAEDFRYKQWFSQQSSSTGGYMRLEKYSRNSDKNLHELMIPMLRLSEMYYIAAESIYDTNPAKAWDYLNTVRKQRGMGVPLNDPAKSVFLGELVKDARKEFFGEGQIFYMYKRLNRAWPGMGGNTIQPSPQIFVFPWPDDELAYGNR; encoded by the coding sequence ATGAGATATAACATCATACTGATTTGTAGCATGCTGGCGCTCGCATCCTGCAGCAAATGGCTGGACGTGTCGCCCAAGTCGGAAGTGTCGATGGACCTGCTGTTTACCACCCGCGAGGGGTACCAGGACGCGTTGAACGGATTGTACAGCCGCAGCGTGAAGGAAGAACTGTACGGCAGGGAACTGACGGCCGGAACGCTCGACGTGCTGGCGCAGAACTACCTCGTAGACGTGGTAGACCGGATCGGTTTCCGCCAGACGATGCTTTTCAATTACAAGGACAATAACTTCATCAACCGCCAGAAAAGCGTGTGGGCGGGATTGTATAACGTGATCGCCAATGCCAACCTCATCCTGGAGCATATCGATGGCTCCGGCGGTTTGCTGGACGCAGGTGAGCGCGATCTTATCAAAGGGGAAGCGCTGGCGATGCGCGCCTGGTGCCACTTCGACGTGCTGCGCCAGTTCGCGGCCGCGCCCGTGGCGGCTCCTACGGCGCCGGGCATTCCATACGTTACGTCGTTCTCCAAAGGCACGACGCCCGTGTATACGCTCCGCCAGGTGCTGGACTCCGTGATCCGCGACCTGTCGCAGGCGCGGGAGCTCCTCAAAACCGTGGACCCTATCATGAAGCCCGGTTACAAAGTCGGCTATACCACGCCCGATTCCTCCACGGAAGTGTCCGGCCCCATGTTCCTGCAGCATCGCCGCCACCGGTTGAATTATTTTGCCGTGACGGGGACGCTCGCACGGGTGCAGCTCTACGCCGGCAATCATGCCGCGGCGCTGGCGCTGGCGAAGGAAGTGATCGAATCGAATAAATTCCCCTGGACGCGGCAGACCGATTTCCTCAACCCGGACGATCAGCAGAAAGACCGGATTTTGTATAAGGAATTACTCTTCGGGCTTTATGCGCCGAATATGACCAACCCGCTGTTCGACCGCCTGCGCAACGGCGAAACCACGCTCAACACGCCTCCCGGCGAGTTGCGGACGATCTTTGAAGTGGGAGGCCCCGGCGCGGAGGATTTCCGTTACAAACAATGGTTCAGCCAGCAAAGCAGCTCCACGGGCGGATACATGCGCCTGGAGAAATACAGCCGCAATTCCGACAAGAACCTCCACGAGCTCATGATCCCCATGTTACGCCTCAGCGAAATGTATTACATCGCCGCGGAAAGCATTTACGACACCAATCCCGCCAAGGCATGGGATTACCTCAATACCGTGCGGAAGCAGCGCGGGATGGGCGTTCCGCTGAACGATCCGGCGAAGAGCGTTTTCCTCGGCGAGCTCGTGAAAGACGCAAGGAAAGAGTTCTTCGGCGAAGGACAGATCTTCTACATGTACAAACGGCTGAACCGCGCCTGGCCCGGCATGGGCGGCAATACGATACAGCCGTCTCCACAGATTTTCGTCTTCCCCTGGCCAGACGATGAGCTCGCATACGGTAACCGTTAA
- a CDS encoding DUF4843 domain-containing protein translates to MKKITKITIWLLAAGWLAGCDKKEELVYQSADGVYFDFAESDLTHQRIDSVIYSFALFPELATDTILLPVRVSGNRTGAARKVKVVLIADKTTAQAGLHYKALAAEYVLPADSGRLDIPVVLYNTDPLLAEKAVKLMLQLKPSADFGTTIPKLDTAKIIFSNRLEKPLWWEIWQGELGEYSRVKHELFIRVSGTNKLTEDRADWQATPKVLYHTRRFRSFLTNPQTWVADNPAEGYVITPGANGTLEFYHSGNTAKKFVLTLNPADGRYYFTDEDGDPVI, encoded by the coding sequence ATGAAAAAAATAACCAAAATCACGATATGGCTGCTGGCTGCAGGATGGCTGGCAGGATGCGATAAAAAAGAAGAACTGGTGTACCAGTCGGCCGACGGCGTTTACTTCGATTTCGCGGAAAGCGACCTCACGCATCAGCGCATCGACAGCGTCATTTATTCCTTCGCGCTGTTCCCTGAATTAGCGACAGACACGATCCTTTTGCCCGTGCGCGTTTCCGGTAACCGTACCGGTGCGGCCCGCAAGGTGAAAGTGGTGCTGATCGCCGATAAAACCACCGCCCAGGCGGGCCTCCACTACAAGGCGCTGGCCGCGGAATACGTACTGCCGGCGGATTCTGGCCGGCTCGACATTCCTGTAGTGCTGTACAATACCGATCCGCTGCTGGCCGAAAAAGCGGTGAAGCTCATGCTACAGCTGAAGCCTTCCGCCGATTTCGGGACCACCATCCCGAAGCTGGACACGGCCAAGATCATTTTCTCCAACCGGCTGGAAAAACCGCTGTGGTGGGAAATCTGGCAGGGCGAACTGGGCGAATATTCCCGCGTCAAACATGAACTGTTCATCCGCGTGTCGGGCACCAACAAGCTCACGGAAGACCGGGCAGACTGGCAGGCTACGCCGAAAGTGCTCTATCATACCCGCCGTTTCCGCTCCTTCCTCACCAACCCGCAAACCTGGGTGGCGGACAACCCGGCGGAAGGGTACGTGATCACGCCTGGGGCCAATGGTACGCTGGAATTCTACCACAGCGGCAACACCGCCAAAAAATTCGTGCTCACCCTCAATCCGGCCGACGGACGTTATTATTTCACCGATGAAGACGGAGATCCGGTCATCTAA
- a CDS encoding PKD-like family lipoprotein, with protein MKKIYLFILSVAAVFAGCYKDKGNYDYVEVPAPHMSGLDSVYHVMSGDSLIVAPKITLKSGANDYSCEWKINIPERAMTDDYFTKELRIVYGLGAARYTVLLKVTDNNTGQKYFYDFVISGQTAFTRGALVLSGDANSTSLSFIKPDNSLQADVYEAINKKALPGGPQQLVYVRNQFYMNQITQYWLTFSGSNDGGVLLDANTLQQVRTLKENFYDPMAAAKSNYFLRNLNGTTTAIINDQLFMGTFETAPFGTYYGYFGVPVTGEYKLAPQMLQELAESGQAVSHFLAFDKEKKRFLRFMPGIYLDTTYTVFDSAFAPKNLKMDLIYMEKFSDNDIFAFCDSLGKTMQLRFGIDWRDGRQRFNAREMKKFKGDSLVTATTKWAVSPVGVFFFSGNGKIYRYNPLNEEIRELNATFGGKEITMLKVEQNGNLLVAGTEGEVHFLNTAVGQFGELIKKVTGVPGAPRDILIRE; from the coding sequence ATGAAAAAGATATACCTGTTCATACTCAGCGTGGCAGCCGTTTTTGCAGGCTGTTACAAGGATAAAGGCAATTACGATTATGTGGAAGTGCCGGCTCCCCACATGTCGGGGCTGGATTCGGTGTACCACGTGATGTCGGGCGACAGCCTCATCGTGGCGCCGAAGATCACGCTGAAAAGTGGTGCCAACGATTATTCCTGCGAATGGAAGATCAACATTCCGGAACGCGCCATGACCGACGATTATTTTACAAAAGAACTCCGGATCGTGTACGGCCTTGGCGCCGCGCGGTATACCGTGTTGCTGAAAGTGACCGATAACAATACCGGCCAGAAATACTTCTACGACTTCGTGATCAGCGGGCAGACGGCCTTTACGCGCGGCGCGCTCGTGCTCAGCGGCGATGCGAATTCCACTTCGCTGTCGTTCATCAAGCCCGACAATTCCCTGCAGGCAGACGTGTACGAAGCCATCAACAAGAAAGCCCTGCCTGGCGGGCCGCAGCAGCTCGTGTACGTTCGCAACCAGTTCTATATGAACCAGATCACGCAGTACTGGCTCACGTTCTCCGGCAGCAATGACGGTGGCGTACTGCTCGATGCGAACACCCTGCAACAGGTGCGCACGCTCAAGGAGAATTTCTACGATCCTATGGCTGCCGCCAAATCGAACTACTTCCTCCGCAACCTCAACGGTACCACCACGGCCATTATCAATGACCAGCTGTTCATGGGCACCTTCGAAACCGCGCCATTCGGGACTTATTATGGCTACTTCGGCGTACCGGTGACGGGCGAGTACAAACTCGCACCGCAAATGCTCCAGGAGCTGGCGGAAAGCGGGCAGGCGGTGTCGCACTTCCTGGCGTTCGATAAGGAAAAGAAACGTTTCCTGCGGTTCATGCCCGGCATTTACCTCGATACTACCTACACCGTGTTCGACTCCGCCTTCGCGCCCAAAAACCTCAAGATGGATTTGATCTACATGGAGAAATTCAGTGACAACGACATCTTCGCCTTCTGCGACTCCCTCGGCAAAACGATGCAATTGCGTTTCGGGATCGACTGGCGCGACGGCAGGCAGCGCTTCAACGCCCGCGAAATGAAGAAATTCAAGGGAGACAGCCTGGTGACGGCCACCACGAAATGGGCCGTGTCGCCCGTGGGTGTGTTCTTCTTCAGCGGGAACGGGAAGATTTACCGCTACAATCCGCTCAATGAAGAAATCCGCGAGCTGAACGCGACGTTCGGCGGCAAGGAGATCACGATGCTGAAAGTGGAGCAAAACGGAAACCTGCTCGTAGCGGGGACCGAAGGGGAGGTGCATTTCCTCAACACCGCCGTGGGGCAGTTCGGGGAGCTGATCAAAAAAGTGACCGGTGTGCCCGGCGCTCCGCGAGACATCCTCATCCGCGAATAA